One Amorphoplanes digitatis genomic window carries:
- a CDS encoding ABC transporter ATP-binding protein — translation MDDAPAIRLTGLRKTFGPTVAVDGVDLEIADGEFFAMLGPSGSGKTTVLRMIAGFEQPTAGSIELAGADVTAAAPFQRDVTTVFQDYALFPHLSVRQNVEYGLAVRGVGRSARRELAEQALAGVRMTGLGDRKPAQLSGGQRQRVALARALVVRPRVLLLDEPLGALDLKLRQQMQVELKQLQREAGITFVFVTHDQEEALTMSDRIAVFNHGRIAQVGTAAEIYEQPRTEFVAGFVGASTVLSGQAAVDILGRPGTFVVRPERVRLARTESAAAPGQAAGTIAEVVYLGATTRYLVDLESGPRVTASEPNTGAGAATARRGEQVLVSIRPGDVVAL, via the coding sequence GTGGACGATGCTCCGGCGATCAGGCTGACCGGCCTGCGCAAGACCTTCGGACCCACCGTCGCGGTCGACGGCGTCGACCTCGAGATCGCCGACGGCGAGTTCTTCGCCATGCTGGGGCCGTCCGGCTCGGGCAAGACGACAGTGCTGCGGATGATCGCCGGCTTCGAGCAGCCGACCGCCGGCTCCATCGAGCTCGCCGGCGCCGACGTCACCGCCGCCGCGCCCTTCCAGCGCGACGTGACAACGGTCTTCCAGGACTACGCGCTGTTCCCGCACCTGAGCGTCCGGCAGAACGTCGAGTACGGACTGGCCGTGCGCGGCGTCGGCCGGTCGGCGCGCCGCGAGCTCGCCGAGCAGGCCCTGGCCGGGGTGCGGATGACCGGCCTCGGCGACCGCAAGCCGGCGCAGCTCTCCGGCGGGCAGCGCCAGCGGGTCGCCCTGGCCCGCGCGCTGGTCGTGCGGCCCCGGGTCCTGCTGCTGGACGAACCGCTCGGCGCCCTCGACCTCAAGCTGCGCCAGCAGATGCAGGTCGAGCTCAAGCAGCTACAGCGCGAGGCCGGCATCACGTTCGTCTTCGTCACGCACGACCAGGAGGAGGCCCTCACCATGAGCGACCGGATCGCGGTGTTCAACCACGGCCGGATCGCACAGGTCGGCACCGCGGCGGAGATCTACGAGCAGCCGCGCACCGAGTTCGTCGCGGGCTTCGTCGGCGCCTCGACCGTCCTGTCCGGGCAGGCCGCCGTCGACATCCTCGGCCGGCCGGGCACGTTCGTGGTGCGCCCCGAGCGGGTCCGTCTCGCCCGTACGGAATCGGCGGCGGCGCCGGGGCAGGCGGCCGGCACCATCGCCGAGGTGGTCTATCTCGGCGCGACCACCCGATATCTGGTCGACCTCGAGTCCGGGCCGCGGGTCACCGCGAGCGAGCCCAACACCGGGGCCGGCGCCGCGACGGCGCGCCGCGGCGAACAGGTCCTCGTCAGTATCCGGCCCGGCGACGTCGTCGCCCTGTAG
- a CDS encoding laminin G domain-containing protein has protein sequence MKSRRSVTVAMAAVSVLVGTAPTADAAWNRPVSAWSRPVAVWNMNEWSGSRTMVDSSGNGHTGRIGPEVGTGIQALGATGYRFDRLEPDSPPTHPGHLVTVSDSPSLDPGTRDFTMTVRLRTTHKFGNVVQKGQATVRGGNFKMQIPGGIAECLYRGSSGSLLVRSPTRLNDGRWHTVRCDRNGSGLIMAVDGRVVARKPGWTGAISNGWPVTIGGKADCDQIEVGCDYYAGDLDYVQFDAG, from the coding sequence GTGAAGAGTCGGCGCTCGGTGACCGTCGCGATGGCGGCGGTAAGCGTGCTGGTAGGTACGGCGCCGACGGCTGACGCCGCCTGGAACCGCCCGGTCTCCGCCTGGAGCCGCCCGGTGGCCGTGTGGAACATGAACGAATGGTCCGGTTCCCGGACCATGGTGGACAGCAGCGGCAACGGGCACACAGGCCGGATCGGACCCGAGGTCGGCACGGGCATCCAGGCGCTCGGCGCGACGGGGTACCGCTTCGACCGGCTGGAGCCGGACTCCCCGCCGACACACCCCGGGCACCTGGTGACCGTCAGCGACTCGCCGAGCCTGGACCCGGGCACCCGCGACTTCACCATGACGGTCCGGCTCCGCACGACGCACAAGTTCGGCAACGTCGTCCAGAAGGGCCAGGCGACGGTACGCGGCGGCAACTTCAAGATGCAGATCCCCGGCGGCATCGCGGAGTGCCTGTACCGCGGCTCGTCCGGCTCGCTCCTGGTGCGCTCGCCGACCCGGCTGAACGACGGGCGCTGGCACACGGTGCGCTGCGACCGCAACGGGTCCGGGCTGATCATGGCGGTGGACGGCAGGGTCGTGGCGCGCAAGCCCGGCTGGACCGGCGCGATCTCGAACGGGTGGCCGGTGACGATCGGCGGCAAGGCCGACTGCGACCAGATCGAGGTGGGCTGCGACTACTACGCCGGCGACCTCGACTACGTCCAGTTCGACGCCGGCTGA
- a CDS encoding ABC transporter permease, giving the protein MYLTRTTRIALRIATAVILALGFVPLIVVVVNSFNSDRAFGWPPAGFTLEWWYRAAHNAGLLAALRTSVVVALLSTAVALILGTLAAMSLQRHRFFGREAVSLLVILPIALPGIVTGIALNNAFRTILGVPLSLLTLVVAHATFCVVVVFNNVIARLRRLGGDLEEASMDLGADGFTTFWRVTLPLMRTALLAGGLLAFALSFDEIIVTRFTASQATTTLPIWIMDNLFRPNQAPIVNVVATALVILSIIPIAIAQRLSGDPSGGRV; this is encoded by the coding sequence ATGTACCTGACCCGCACCACCCGGATCGCGCTGAGGATCGCCACGGCCGTCATCCTGGCGCTCGGCTTCGTGCCGCTGATCGTCGTGGTCGTCAACTCGTTCAACTCCGACCGCGCGTTCGGCTGGCCGCCGGCCGGCTTCACCCTGGAATGGTGGTACCGGGCCGCGCACAACGCCGGGCTGCTCGCCGCGCTGCGCACCTCGGTCGTGGTCGCCCTGCTGTCCACGGCCGTCGCCCTGATCCTGGGCACCCTCGCCGCCATGTCGCTGCAACGGCACCGCTTCTTCGGCCGCGAGGCGGTGTCGCTGCTGGTGATCCTGCCGATCGCGCTGCCCGGCATCGTCACGGGCATCGCGCTGAACAACGCCTTCCGCACCATCCTCGGTGTGCCGCTGTCGCTGCTGACCCTGGTGGTGGCGCACGCGACGTTCTGCGTCGTGGTGGTCTTCAACAACGTGATCGCCCGCCTGCGGCGCCTCGGCGGCGACCTCGAGGAGGCCTCGATGGACCTGGGCGCGGACGGCTTCACCACGTTCTGGCGGGTCACCCTCCCGCTGATGCGGACGGCGCTGCTGGCGGGCGGGCTGCTGGCGTTCGCGCTGAGCTTCGACGAGATCATCGTGACCCGCTTCACCGCGAGCCAGGCCACCACGACGCTGCCGATCTGGATCATGGACAACCTGTTCCGCCCGAACCAGGCCCCGATCGTCAACGTGGTGGCGACGGCCCTGGTGATCCTCTCGATCATCCCGATCGCCATCGCCCAGCGGCTGTCCGGCGACCCGTCCGGCGGCCGCGTCTAG
- a CDS encoding ABC transporter permease: protein MTGNVALPRDGLRRRLSARLTRSPRSRLALLLTAPLLWLGLAYLGALAALLVTALWTTNTFTGEIERVWTLDNLRIVVTDSVYRSVTLRTVGVAALVTVIDAVLAAPVAFFMAKVASPRWQPLLVAAILLPLWASYLVKAYAWRSMFGGGGLIDWAGAPFGIGSPGYGLTATVCTLAYLWFPYMVLPIFAGLERLPDSLLEASGDLGARPGRTLRTVVLPLAFPAVVAGSIFTFSLSLGDYVAVEIVGGTSQFLGNLVYDNIGAANNQPLAAAVGLVPVVVMIVYLFLARRAGALENL from the coding sequence ATGACCGGCAACGTCGCGCTGCCCCGGGACGGCCTGCGCCGGCGGCTCTCGGCGCGGCTCACCCGTTCGCCGCGGAGCCGGCTGGCCCTGCTGCTGACGGCGCCGCTGCTCTGGCTCGGGCTCGCCTACCTGGGCGCCCTGGCGGCGTTGCTGGTCACCGCCCTGTGGACGACGAACACGTTCACCGGCGAGATCGAACGCGTCTGGACCCTGGACAACCTGCGCATCGTCGTGACCGACTCGGTGTACCGGTCGGTCACGCTGCGGACCGTCGGGGTGGCGGCGCTGGTCACGGTGATCGACGCGGTGCTTGCCGCGCCGGTGGCGTTCTTCATGGCCAAGGTCGCCTCGCCGCGCTGGCAGCCGCTGCTCGTCGCCGCGATCCTGCTCCCGCTGTGGGCGTCCTACCTGGTCAAGGCGTACGCCTGGCGCAGCATGTTCGGCGGCGGCGGGCTGATCGACTGGGCCGGGGCGCCGTTCGGGATCGGCTCGCCCGGGTACGGCCTGACGGCGACGGTGTGCACGCTGGCGTACCTGTGGTTCCCGTACATGGTGCTGCCGATCTTCGCCGGCCTCGAACGGCTGCCGGACTCGCTGTTGGAGGCGTCCGGCGACCTGGGCGCGCGGCCGGGCCGCACCCTGCGCACGGTGGTGCTGCCGCTCGCCTTCCCGGCGGTGGTCGCGGGCTCGATCTTCACGTTCTCGCTGTCCCTCGGCGACTACGTCGCGGTCGAGATCGTCGGCGGCACCAGCCAGTTCCTGGGCAACCTCGTATACGACAACATCGGCGCGGCCAACAACCAACCGCTCGCCGCGGCCGTCGGCCTCGTACCCGTGGTGGTCATGATCGTGTATCTGTTCCTGGCCCGGCGTGCCGGCGCCCTGGAGAACCTCTGA
- a CDS encoding acyl-CoA synthetase: MRLIAGLNRPTMSGGEAIRIGAQALSAERLLAAATAVADDVAGARVVAVHASASAETVVAMVGALLAGAAVVPLPPDSGETEAAHILRDSGAELLLAGAEHPPAAPAAPRTVPVDLRRSSAGSYPAPPPEATALIMYTSGTTGAPKGAVLSHRAVEAGLDAFADAVAWQPDDLLVHGLPLFHVHGLVLGVFGALRIGGRLRHTGRPGPEAYAEAGGSLYFGVPTIWSRICAQPGAAARLSGARLLVSGSAALPAPVFERMRDLTGHRPVERYGMTETLITVSNRADDPDRRPGQVGTPVAGAATRVVDDEGRDVAPDGESIGELWVRGPMLFDGYLGRPEVTARSLGADGWFRTGDIARVAPDGRHRIVGRRSTDMIKSGGYRIGAGEVEDALLAHPGVREAAVIGTPHDDLGEQVTAYVVGDAVSADELIGFVARTLSAHKRPREIRFVPELPRNAMGKVQKRLLSR; this comes from the coding sequence ATGCGACTGATCGCCGGTCTGAACCGGCCAACGATGTCCGGCGGCGAGGCGATCCGGATCGGCGCGCAGGCGCTCTCCGCGGAACGGCTGCTGGCCGCCGCCACGGCGGTCGCGGACGACGTGGCGGGCGCGCGGGTCGTCGCGGTGCACGCGTCCGCGTCCGCGGAGACCGTGGTGGCGATGGTCGGCGCGCTGCTCGCCGGCGCCGCCGTCGTGCCGCTGCCGCCCGACTCCGGCGAGACCGAGGCGGCGCACATCCTGCGCGACTCCGGCGCCGAGCTCCTGCTCGCCGGCGCAGAGCACCCGCCGGCCGCGCCGGCCGCGCCGCGCACGGTGCCGGTCGACCTGCGGCGGTCCTCCGCCGGCAGCTATCCGGCGCCGCCGCCGGAGGCGACCGCGCTGATCATGTACACCAGCGGCACCACCGGGGCGCCCAAGGGCGCGGTGCTCTCGCACCGGGCCGTCGAGGCCGGTCTCGACGCGTTCGCGGACGCGGTCGCCTGGCAGCCCGACGACCTGCTCGTGCACGGCCTGCCCCTGTTCCACGTGCACGGGCTGGTGCTTGGCGTGTTCGGCGCCCTGCGGATCGGCGGCCGGCTGCGGCACACCGGGCGGCCGGGCCCCGAGGCGTACGCGGAGGCCGGCGGGAGCCTCTACTTCGGCGTGCCGACGATCTGGTCCCGGATCTGCGCACAGCCCGGCGCCGCCGCCCGGCTGTCCGGCGCGCGGCTGCTGGTGTCCGGCAGCGCGGCCCTGCCGGCGCCGGTGTTCGAGCGGATGCGTGACCTCACCGGTCACCGGCCCGTTGAGCGGTACGGCATGACCGAGACCCTGATAACCGTGAGCAACCGGGCCGACGACCCCGATCGGCGGCCCGGGCAGGTCGGCACGCCCGTCGCGGGTGCGGCCACGCGCGTGGTCGACGACGAGGGCCGGGACGTCGCTCCCGACGGCGAGTCCATCGGCGAGCTGTGGGTACGCGGCCCGATGCTGTTCGACGGCTACCTGGGCCGGCCCGAGGTCACCGCCCGGTCGCTGGGCGCGGACGGCTGGTTCCGCACCGGCGACATCGCCCGCGTCGCGCCGGACGGCCGGCACCGCATCGTCGGCCGCCGCTCGACGGACATGATCAAGAGCGGCGGCTACCGGATCGGCGCCGGCGAGGTCGAGGACGCGCTGCTCGCCCACCCGGGTGTACGGGAGGCCGCGGTGATCGGCACGCCGCACGACGACCTCGGCGAGCAGGTCACCGCGTACGTGGTGGGCGACGCGGTGAGCGCGGACGAACTGATCGGCTTCGTCGCGCGCACCCTGTCGGCGCACAAGCGGCCCCGGGAGATCCGCTTCGTGCCGGAGCTGCCCCGCAACGCGATGGGCAAGGTGCAGAAGCGGCTGCTCTCCCGGTGA
- a CDS encoding SAM-dependent methyltransferase, translated as MNSTDDFDQATAAKIDQMVPHSARVWNYWLGGKDNFQSDRQVGDQFAELYPDIKVVARSSRGFLTRAVTYLANECGIRQFLDIGTGLPTVDNTHQVAQAAAVDARIVYVDNDPMVLAHARALLTGTPQGATEYLDADLHDPGRILELAGRTTLDLTQPVGLILMNILGHVPELARAQEIVAHLVGALPSGSYLVTADGTNVLDKEAFEQAIGVWNANAPLSYHLRTPEELSTYLTGLEVVEPGLVPCAAWRPRAHAAPEDLREVDEFGAVARKP; from the coding sequence ATGAACAGCACAGACGACTTCGACCAGGCCACGGCGGCGAAGATCGACCAGATGGTGCCGCACTCCGCCCGGGTGTGGAACTACTGGCTCGGGGGCAAGGACAACTTCCAGTCCGACCGCCAGGTCGGCGACCAGTTCGCCGAGCTCTACCCCGACATCAAGGTGGTGGCCCGCAGCTCGCGCGGCTTCCTCACCCGGGCCGTCACCTACCTGGCCAACGAGTGCGGCATCCGGCAGTTCCTCGACATCGGCACCGGCCTGCCCACGGTGGACAACACCCACCAGGTCGCGCAGGCGGCGGCCGTCGATGCCCGGATCGTGTACGTCGACAACGACCCGATGGTCCTCGCGCACGCCCGCGCGCTGCTGACCGGCACCCCGCAGGGCGCCACCGAGTACCTCGACGCCGACCTGCACGACCCCGGCCGGATCCTCGAGCTGGCCGGGCGCACCACGCTGGACCTCACCCAGCCGGTCGGGCTGATCCTGATGAACATCCTCGGCCACGTCCCCGAGCTGGCGCGGGCACAGGAGATCGTGGCGCACCTCGTCGGCGCCCTGCCCTCCGGCAGCTACCTGGTCACCGCGGACGGCACCAACGTGCTCGACAAGGAGGCCTTCGAGCAGGCGATCGGCGTGTGGAACGCCAACGCGCCGCTCTCGTACCACCTGCGCACTCCCGAGGAGCTGTCGACCTACCTGACCGGTCTCGAGGTCGTCGAGCCGGGCCTGGTGCCCTGCGCCGCCTGGCGTCCCCGGGCGCACGCCGCCCCGGAGGATCTGCGCGAGGTCGACGAGTTCGGCGCCGTCGCCCGTAAGCCTTAG
- a CDS encoding ferredoxin, whose protein sequence is MSGPGAAWHLSVDAGTCIGSGMCAGIAPALFTLVDGVSVASPAPVAPDPAAVDAAESCPVEAIAVRDAADGHLVAPEP, encoded by the coding sequence GTGAGCGGGCCCGGCGCCGCCTGGCACCTGAGCGTCGACGCCGGGACCTGCATCGGCTCCGGCATGTGCGCGGGCATCGCGCCCGCGTTGTTCACCCTGGTCGACGGGGTGTCGGTGGCGAGCCCGGCGCCGGTGGCGCCGGACCCGGCGGCGGTCGACGCCGCCGAGTCCTGCCCGGTCGAGGCGATCGCCGTACGCGACGCGGCCGACGGCCACCTGGTCGCCCCGGAGCCGTGA
- a CDS encoding cytochrome P450, giving the protein MTDTRQPGTARPYPFSDPDRLNLDPLYARLRRQEPVTRVRLPFGEEAWLATRYADVRTVLGDPRFSRAASVGRDEPRTTPYQIDSGILAMDPPDHSRLRRLVAKAFTARRVELLRPDTTEIADELVDAMLAAGPPADLVEAFSTPLPVRVICRLLGVPVADQGLFRTWSEAIVSTTSLPPERVVEYLANLHAYMAGLVAERRREPADDLIGALVRARDTGDDRLSEQEMVELAAGLLAAGHETTVTQISNFVYVLLTNPEQLALLRARPELVPAAVEELLRYVPLGAAAAFARYATEDLALGGVRIRAGDPVICALPSANRDGEVFEDPDALDITRGANPHIGFGHGVHHCIGAQLARMELQVALRTLLHRAPALALAVDEKELEWKSGLLVRGLRALPVTW; this is encoded by the coding sequence ATGACAGACACCAGGCAGCCCGGCACGGCGCGGCCCTATCCGTTCAGCGATCCCGACCGGCTCAACCTCGACCCGCTCTACGCCCGGCTGCGCCGGCAGGAGCCGGTCACCCGGGTCCGGCTGCCGTTCGGTGAGGAGGCCTGGCTCGCCACCCGCTACGCCGACGTCCGGACGGTGCTCGGCGACCCCCGGTTCAGCCGCGCCGCGAGCGTGGGGCGCGACGAGCCCCGCACCACCCCGTACCAGATCGACTCCGGCATCCTCGCGATGGACCCGCCCGACCACAGCCGGCTGCGGCGCCTGGTCGCCAAGGCCTTCACCGCGCGCCGGGTGGAGCTGCTGCGCCCGGACACCACCGAGATCGCGGACGAACTCGTCGACGCGATGCTCGCGGCCGGGCCGCCGGCCGACCTGGTCGAGGCCTTCTCCACCCCGCTGCCGGTGCGGGTGATCTGCCGCCTGCTCGGCGTGCCCGTCGCCGACCAGGGCCTGTTCCGCACCTGGTCCGAGGCGATCGTCTCGACCACGTCGCTGCCGCCCGAGCGGGTCGTGGAGTACCTGGCCAACCTGCACGCCTACATGGCGGGGCTGGTCGCCGAGCGGCGCCGGGAGCCGGCCGACGACCTGATCGGCGCGCTGGTGCGTGCCCGCGACACCGGCGACGACCGGCTCAGCGAGCAGGAGATGGTCGAGCTGGCCGCCGGGCTGCTCGCCGCCGGCCACGAGACCACGGTCACCCAGATCTCCAACTTCGTCTACGTGCTGCTCACCAACCCCGAGCAGCTCGCGCTGCTGCGCGCGCGGCCCGAGCTGGTGCCAGCGGCGGTGGAGGAGCTGCTGCGCTACGTGCCGCTCGGCGCGGCGGCGGCGTTCGCCCGGTACGCCACCGAGGACCTGGCGCTGGGCGGCGTGCGGATCCGCGCCGGCGACCCGGTGATCTGCGCGCTGCCGTCGGCGAACCGCGACGGCGAGGTCTTCGAGGACCCCGACGCGCTCGACATCACCCGCGGCGCCAACCCGCACATCGGCTTCGGCCACGGCGTGCACCACTGCATCGGCGCGCAGCTCGCCCGGATGGAGTTGCAGGTCGCGCTCCGGACGCTGCTGCACCGCGCGCCCGCGCTGGCGCTCGCGGTCGACGAGAAGGAGCTGGAGTGGAAGTCCGGCCTGCTGGTCCGGGGCCTGCGCGCCCTGCCGGTGACCTGGTGA
- a CDS encoding FadR/GntR family transcriptional regulator: MPGRVVPHAHRAVFAPLTQPGRAEAVTRRLRDAIVLGVLRDGEQLPSEVDLAESLGVAPVTARESLQTLRDLGLVVTRRGRGGGSFVRAPANPDAALVRTRLAELSLVDIRDFGDFYRAIAGAAAALAAERAAEEDLVRLREVGVRRAMDPGGSRRAEAQFHLEVAAATQSARMTQEELRLQAEFGPLLWLAMASEDGRERSEADHAGIVDAIAAGDRARARYLTEEHVGRAINAVVRVRLELVDD, translated from the coding sequence ATGCCGGGCCGGGTCGTACCGCACGCGCACCGTGCGGTCTTCGCCCCGCTCACCCAGCCGGGACGCGCCGAGGCGGTCACCCGCCGGCTGCGGGACGCGATCGTGCTGGGTGTGCTCCGCGACGGCGAGCAGCTTCCGTCCGAGGTCGACCTCGCCGAGTCGCTCGGCGTCGCGCCGGTCACCGCCCGGGAGTCCCTCCAGACGCTGCGCGACCTGGGCCTGGTCGTCACCCGCCGGGGCCGCGGCGGCGGCAGCTTCGTGCGCGCGCCGGCCAACCCGGACGCGGCGCTGGTCCGTACCCGGCTGGCCGAGCTGTCGCTGGTGGACATCCGCGACTTCGGCGACTTCTACCGCGCGATCGCCGGCGCGGCGGCGGCGCTCGCCGCCGAGCGGGCGGCGGAGGAGGACCTCGTCCGGCTGCGCGAGGTCGGCGTCCGCCGGGCGATGGACCCGGGCGGCTCCCGCCGGGCCGAGGCGCAGTTCCATCTCGAGGTCGCGGCCGCCACCCAGTCCGCGCGGATGACGCAGGAGGAGCTGCGGCTGCAGGCCGAGTTCGGGCCGCTGCTGTGGCTGGCTATGGCCTCCGAGGACGGCCGGGAACGCTCCGAGGCCGACCACGCCGGGATCGTCGACGCCATCGCGGCCGGCGACCGGGCGCGGGCCCGGTACTTGACAGAGGAGCACGTCGGGCGTGCGATCAACGCGGTGGTCCGAGTGCGCCTGGAGTTGGTGGATGACTGA
- a CDS encoding cache domain-containing protein, with product MTEVFAWPAAAPAAAGIAAELERLCATVFAPLVALAEAAAAAIPADRAPLLADLGVVRPAAVAQLNRGDALVAGCGLIADPGLIADAPWHLAWWTAGADREIAPLRVVSDPARDGFRDYTVLEWWSVPRRTGRRHITGPYVDYLCTDAYTLTFTVPVRRADGSMAAVVGSDVYVARAERLLLPALRACGRPATVVNRAGRVVVSTLPEHVTGSLVRSFPAGWVRHDCGDVPFGVLVCG from the coding sequence ATGACTGAGGTCTTCGCGTGGCCGGCCGCGGCACCGGCCGCGGCCGGGATCGCCGCCGAACTCGAACGGCTCTGCGCGACGGTGTTCGCGCCGCTGGTGGCCCTGGCGGAGGCGGCCGCGGCGGCCATACCGGCCGACCGGGCGCCGCTGCTCGCCGACCTCGGCGTCGTGCGCCCGGCGGCGGTCGCGCAGCTGAACCGCGGTGACGCTCTGGTGGCCGGCTGCGGCCTGATCGCCGACCCCGGGCTGATCGCGGACGCGCCGTGGCACCTGGCCTGGTGGACCGCCGGCGCGGACCGGGAGATCGCGCCGCTGCGGGTGGTGTCCGATCCGGCGCGCGACGGCTTCCGCGACTACACCGTGCTGGAGTGGTGGTCGGTGCCGCGGCGCACCGGGCGGCGGCACATCACCGGGCCGTACGTCGACTATCTCTGCACCGACGCGTACACGCTGACCTTCACCGTGCCGGTGCGCCGCGCCGACGGGTCGATGGCGGCCGTGGTGGGCTCGGACGTCTACGTGGCCCGGGCCGAGCGGCTGCTGCTGCCGGCGCTGCGGGCATGCGGACGCCCGGCCACGGTGGTCAACCGGGCCGGGCGGGTGGTGGTGTCGACGCTGCCCGAGCACGTGACGGGTTCGCTGGTCCGGTCGTTCCCAGCGGGCTGGGTACGGCACGACTGCGGCGACGTGCCGTTCGGCGTGTTGGTCTGCGGCTGA
- a CDS encoding ABC transporter substrate-binding protein has protein sequence MRHERFLIRGTALIAVTLLAAACGTSSGDSDGAPAPGASGFTPPKIPQLQQLGAGEGAVSILAWPGYAENGGNDPQVDWVTPFEKQTGCKATVKTFGTSDEAVTLMKTGDYDVVSASGDASLRLIAGGDVAPVNTALVPNYPDVIDFLKDKAWNSVGGQMYGVPHGWGANLLMYRTDKVNPAPTSWSAVFTDAGKYPGKVTAYDSPIYIADAALFLMNTKPELGIKNPYALDTKQLAAAVELLKAQKANVSEYWSDYLKEVQSFKSGNSVIGTTWQVIVNTAVAEKAPVKAVLPDEGSTGWSDTWMVAAASKHPNCAYQWLNWIISPTANAQVAEYFGEAPANKKACDLTTDKSHCDTYHADDAAYAEKVWYWSTPIPQCLDGRTDVQCTDYAAWTRAWTEIKG, from the coding sequence ATGCGTCACGAGAGGTTTCTGATCCGGGGTACGGCCCTGATCGCCGTCACCCTGCTCGCCGCGGCCTGCGGCACGTCGTCCGGGGACAGCGACGGCGCCCCGGCGCCGGGCGCGTCCGGCTTCACCCCACCGAAGATCCCCCAACTCCAGCAGCTCGGCGCCGGCGAGGGCGCCGTCTCGATCCTGGCCTGGCCCGGGTACGCGGAGAACGGCGGCAACGATCCCCAGGTCGACTGGGTGACGCCGTTCGAGAAGCAGACCGGCTGCAAGGCGACGGTGAAGACGTTCGGCACCTCCGACGAGGCGGTGACCCTGATGAAGACCGGCGACTACGACGTGGTGTCGGCGTCCGGCGACGCGTCGCTGCGGCTGATCGCCGGCGGTGACGTCGCACCGGTGAACACCGCCCTGGTGCCCAACTACCCGGACGTCATCGACTTCCTCAAGGACAAGGCCTGGAACTCCGTCGGCGGCCAGATGTACGGAGTGCCGCACGGCTGGGGCGCCAACCTGCTGATGTACCGCACCGACAAGGTGAACCCGGCGCCGACGTCCTGGTCCGCGGTGTTCACCGACGCCGGGAAGTACCCGGGCAAGGTCACCGCGTACGACTCGCCGATCTACATCGCCGACGCGGCGCTGTTCCTGATGAACACCAAGCCGGAGCTGGGCATCAAGAACCCGTACGCGCTGGACACCAAGCAGCTCGCGGCGGCCGTCGAGCTGCTGAAGGCGCAGAAGGCGAACGTCAGCGAGTACTGGTCGGACTACCTCAAGGAGGTGCAGTCCTTCAAGAGCGGCAACTCCGTCATCGGCACGACGTGGCAGGTCATCGTCAACACGGCCGTGGCCGAGAAGGCGCCGGTGAAGGCGGTGCTGCCCGACGAGGGCTCGACCGGCTGGTCCGACACGTGGATGGTCGCGGCGGCGAGCAAGCACCCGAACTGCGCGTACCAGTGGCTGAACTGGATCATCAGCCCGACGGCCAACGCGCAGGTCGCGGAGTACTTCGGCGAGGCGCCCGCGAACAAGAAGGCCTGCGACCTGACCACGGACAAGTCGCACTGCGACACCTACCACGCCGACGACGCCGCGTACGCGGAGAAGGTCTGGTACTGGAGCACGCCGATCCCGCAGTGCCTGGACGGCCGCACCGACGTGCAGTGCACCGACTACGCGGCCTGGACCCGGGCCTGGACCGAGATCAAGGGCTAG